CATTCCCGTGCCGAAGAACGCCTCAAACAGGTCTCCGAAGCCGGTGAAATCACTGAAACCAGACGCCGCACCCGCTCCGGCGCGCAGCCCGTCAGGGCCATAACGGTCGTAGATGCGGCGCTTCTCCGGATCCCGAAGCACCTCGTAAGCCTCGTTCAGGGCCTTGAAGCGCTCCGACGCTTCCGGGTCGTCCGGGTTGACGTCGGGATGCAGCTCCCGAGCCCGTCGGCGGTAAGCCCGCTTGATCTCCTCCGGACTGGCGTCAGGAGAAACTCCCAGCAGTTCGTAGTAGTCGGTGTCGGAGTTCATGGACTGCTATGCTGAAAACCGGCTCCTCGCATCCGGTGTTCCGCTCAAGCCGGTTTGCCTTCCGTCTGGTCCCCGGATTCCTCTTCCGATTCCGCCTCCGGCCTCTGCGCAGCCTCGGCCTCCGGCTGAACATCCTCATCGGCAGCCGCCGCCTCAGCCGTCGGCGCAGCCCCGGACTCTTTCGCCTGATAGTAGGCGGCTCCCAGGCGATAGACGTCTGCGGACAGCTGCTCCACCTGCCGCCGGATAAGATCCACATCCTCACCCGCAAGCGATTGACGCAGGGCGGCCATGCCGTCCCTCACCATCTGGACCAGCGCTGCGGAGACCAGCCCTTCCGCGTCGCGAGCTGTGCGCTCTGCGTTGTAAAGCAACGCATCCGCCCGGTTGCGCAGCTCCTGCAGCTCGCGCCGCCTGGCATCCTCCGCCCGGTGCAGCTCCGCTTCGCGCACCAGCCGAGCGACCTCTTCCCGCGAAAGAGACGTTGTGGCTTTCACCGTGATGCTCTGCCGGTTGCCTGTGGCCGTGTCGCGCGCCGAGACGTGACAGATTCCGTTGACATCAATCTCAAACGAGACATCTATCCTCGGGGTGCCCCGCGGAGCAGGCTGAATGCCCGTCAACTGGAAGCGACCCAGAGAGATGTTGTCGCTTGCGAATTCGCGCTCGCCCTGCAGCACGTGGATGTCCACCGTAGTCTGATTATCGGCGGCGGTGGTGAACATCCGGCTGCGGCTGGTGGGGATGGTTGTGTTGCGTTCGATCAGCGGGGTGAACACGCCGCCCAGCGTCTCGATCCCCAGAGTCAGGGGCGTGACGTCCAGAAGCACGATCTCCCGCACCTCGCCCGCCAGCACCCCACCCTGAATGGCCGCTCCCAGCGCAACGACCTCATCCGGGTTGAATCCGCCCAGGGGCTCTTTACCCAGCATCGTGCGCATCAGGTCCCGGACGGCAGGCATCCGCGTGGAGCCTCCCACCAGAAGCACGCAGTCCAGGTCGGACGGCTCCATCTTCGCGTCCTTGAGAGCCTGCAGCGTGGGGCTCTCCATCCTTTTGAGCAGGTGCGCGGTTATCTCCTCGAACTTCGCCCGTGTGATGGTGATGTCCAGATGCAGCGGGCCGTCCTGGTTCACAGAGATGAACGGGAGATTCACGGCTGTCGTGACGACGGAGGAGAGTTCGATCTTGGCCTTTTCGGCGGCCTCTTTCAGGCGCTGCGCCGCCACCCGGTCCGCGAGCAGATCCACCCCGGTCTGATTGCGGAACTCGGATGCCATCCACTCCATCAAAGCCTGGTCCCAGTCGTCGCCGCCCAGATGCGTGTCGCCGTTCGTCGCCTTGACCTCGAATACCCCGTCGCCCATCTCCAGGATACTGACGTCGAAGGTGCCGCCTCCGAGGTCCCATACCAGCACCGTATGGGCATCCGTGCGGTCCAGGCCAAACGCCAGCGCGGCGGCCGTCGGCTCGTTGATGATGCGCACCACCTCCAGCCCGGCGATGGCGCCCGCGTCCTTGGTGGCCTGACGCTGAGCGTCAGAAAAGTAGGCCGGGACTGTTATGACTGCCTTGCGCACATCCTGTCCGAGATACTTGGCGGCATCCTCCCGCAGACGCTCCAGAATGCGCGCTGAGATCTCCTGCGGGGTCATGGATACGCCGTCTATCTCCACGCGATAGGACGTTCCCATGTGGCGCTTGATGCTGGTGACCGTACGGTCCGGGTGGGTGATGGCCTGCCGCTTGGCCATGTGTCCCACAAGACGCT
The sequence above is drawn from the Armatimonadota bacterium genome and encodes:
- the dnaK gene encoding chaperone protein DnaK codes for the protein MSKILGIDLGTTNSVVAVMEGAEPVVIPLSDGSRLLPSVVGVSRTGERLVGHMAKRQAITHPDRTVTSIKRHMGTSYRVEIDGVSMTPQEISARILERLREDAAKYLGQDVRKAVITVPAYFSDAQRQATKDAGAIAGLEVVRIINEPTAAALAFGLDRTDAHTVLVWDLGGGTFDVSILEMGDGVFEVKATNGDTHLGGDDWDQALMEWMASEFRNQTGVDLLADRVAAQRLKEAAEKAKIELSSVVTTAVNLPFISVNQDGPLHLDITITRAKFEEITAHLLKRMESPTLQALKDAKMEPSDLDCVLLVGGSTRMPAVRDLMRTMLGKEPLGGFNPDEVVALGAAIQGGVLAGEVREIVLLDVTPLTLGIETLGGVFTPLIERNTTIPTSRSRMFTTAADNQTTVDIHVLQGEREFASDNISLGRFQLTGIQPAPRGTPRIDVSFEIDVNGICHVSARDTATGNRQSITVKATTSLSREEVARLVREAELHRAEDARRRELQELRNRADALLYNAERTARDAEGLVSAALVQMVRDGMAALRQSLAGEDVDLIRRQVEQLSADVYRLGAAYYQAKESGAAPTAEAAAADEDVQPEAEAAQRPEAESEEESGDQTEGKPA